A window from Telopea speciosissima isolate NSW1024214 ecotype Mountain lineage chromosome 8, Tspe_v1, whole genome shotgun sequence encodes these proteins:
- the LOC122672343 gene encoding aspartyl protease family protein At5g10770-like, with protein MATNCFSFLFSFVVLLFLFGFWKKVEANGFKELTANVNYHSHVITLSSLMPAKVCSKPAKGSEVLSRLLHVTHKYGPCSPLKEGKLKIPSLRQILIKDQTRVKSINSKISNRQSSVAGSTVKLPANSGDSLGTGNFVVRIGFGTPEQNFILEFDTGSDLTWIQCKPCAIQCYSQQDPYFNSSASSTYSNIPCGSNACSQLNSAGYALQFCITNCLYQVTYGDGSYSQGEFVTDTLTLSSSDVFPNFEFGCGQNNQGLFGTTDGLLGLGRSEISIVSQTAQTYGKLFSYCLPSSTSSTGFLAFGSQAGSSSSIASYTPLITNSTYPSFYFLNMTGISVGGKDLAISPSVFTTSGTIIDSGTVITRLAPAAYSPLKSAFSEGMTQYPTAPAYSILDTCYNLTGYSTVTVPNIVLHFGGGTDLNVDSSGILVQASSYQYCLAFAGNSADTDLGILGNMQQHTFEVFYNVVGGKLGFGASACS; from the exons ATGGCCACCAATTGTTtctcctttctattttcttttgttgttcttttatttctatttggtttttgGAAGAAGGTGGAGGCCAATGGATTCAAAGAACTGACGGCGAATGTTAATTACCATAGTCATGTTATTACACTTAGTTCCTTGATGCCGGCAAAAGTTTGCTCTAAACCAGCCAAAG GTTCCGAAGTCTTAAGCAGGCTATTGCATGTAACTCACAAATATGGACCTTGCTCACCATTGAAGGAAGGGAAATTAAAAATCCCTAGTCTTCGCCAGATTCTCATCAAGGACCAAACCCGAGTCAAGTCAATCAATTCCAAGATCTCCAACCGACAATCATCGGTAGCAGGTTCCACAGTAAAACTTCCTGCCAACTCTGGCGATTCCCTAGGGACTGGAAACTTTGTTGTGAGGATTGGATTTGGAACACCTGAGCAAAATTTCATACTAGAATTCGATACAGGTAGTGATCTTACTTGGATCCAATGCAAACCATGCGCCATCCAATGTTATTCACAACAAGATCCCTACTTCAATTCTTCTGCTTCCTCCACCTATTCCAACATCCCATGTGGCTCCAACGCATGCTCGCAACTGAATTCAGCGGGCTACGCGCTGCAATTCTGCATCACCAATTGCCTCTACCAGGTCACATATGGTGACGGATCCTACTCTCAAGGGGAATTTGTAACCGATACACTAACACTATCTTCCTCTGATGTCTTCCCCAATTTTGAATTCGGGTGTGGTCAAAACAACCAAGGCCTATTTGGTACTACAGATGGATTACTTGGCCTCGGCCGCAGTGAGATCTCAATAGTATCACAGACTGCTCAAACGTATGGAAAGCTTTTCTCCTATTGTCTTCCATCATCAACCAGCTCCACTGGTTTTCTTGCATTCGGTAGCCAAGctggttcttcctcttctattgcTTCATACACTCCACTAATAACAAATTCGACATACCCATCGTTCTATTTCTTAAATATGACTGGTATTAGTGTTGGAGGGAAAGATTTGGCAATCTCACCATCAGTTTTTACAACTTCAGGAACCATTATAGACTCTGGAACTGTGATCACTAGGTTGGCACCAGCAGCCTATTCACCACTTAAATCAGCTTTTAGTGAAGGAATGACTCAGTATCCAACTGCACCAGCTTATTCAATACTCGATACATGCTATAACTTGACTGGATATAGTACAGTAACAGTACCAAACATAGTGTTGCATTTTGGTGGAGGTACTGACTTGAATGTTGATAGTTCTGGGATTCTAGTTCAAGCAAGCTCATATCAATATTGCTTGGCTTTTGCTGGAAACAGTGCTGATACCGACTTGGGGATTCTTGGAAATATGCAGCAGCATACATTTGAGGTGTTTTATAATGTGGTAGGAGGAAAGCTGGGATTTGGTGCTAGTGCTTGTAGCTAA